One stretch of Micromonospora echinospora DNA includes these proteins:
- a CDS encoding NADAR family protein, with product MSVGWGRLRGMPIRSVADLTAAVDAGQTFKYLRFWGHRPQRDGSVGAGCLSQWWPQAFTVDGREFATAEHWMMWHKATLFGDHAVAERVLTAGHPHRAKALGRQVRDFDEATWVARRYEIVVAGSVAKFSQHETLRRFLLGTGDRVLVEASPTDRIWGIGLTADDPRAADPATWRGDNLLGFALMEARAVLADGGG from the coding sequence ATGTCGGTGGGGTGGGGCAGACTGCGGGGCATGCCGATCCGCTCCGTCGCCGACCTGACCGCCGCCGTCGACGCCGGTCAGACGTTCAAGTACCTGCGCTTCTGGGGGCACCGGCCGCAGCGCGACGGCAGTGTCGGCGCGGGTTGCCTGAGCCAGTGGTGGCCACAGGCGTTCACAGTGGACGGCCGCGAGTTCGCCACCGCCGAGCACTGGATGATGTGGCACAAGGCCACGCTGTTCGGTGACCACGCGGTCGCCGAGCGGGTGCTGACCGCCGGGCATCCGCACCGGGCCAAGGCGCTCGGCCGGCAGGTGCGCGACTTCGACGAGGCGACCTGGGTGGCCCGCCGCTACGAGATCGTGGTGGCTGGCAGCGTGGCCAAGTTCTCCCAGCACGAGACGTTGCGACGGTTCCTGCTCGGCACCGGCGACCGGGTCCTGGTGGAGGCCAGTCCGACGGACCGGATCTGGGGCATCGGCCTGACCGCCGACGATCCGCGCGCCGCCGACCCGGCGACCTGGCGGGGCGACAACCTGCTCGGGTTCGCCCTGATGGAGGCACGCGCCGTGCTCGCCGATGGAGGGGGGTGA
- a CDS encoding NUDIX domain-containing protein, whose product MIPYSHCSFCGAAYPAGAGWPRVCSSCGETVWRNPLPVAVAVLPVRTPQGLGVVVVRRDIEPARGLLALPGGFVEYGEDWSEALVRELREETGLLAEAGEARLFAVHGAPAGGTMMVFGVLPERAIGDLPPSAPTEEATEWLVLTDPVELAFSTHTRVLADFLAGQRPL is encoded by the coding sequence GTGATCCCGTACTCGCACTGCTCCTTCTGCGGCGCGGCCTACCCGGCGGGCGCCGGGTGGCCGCGGGTCTGTTCCTCCTGCGGGGAGACGGTGTGGCGCAACCCGCTGCCGGTCGCGGTGGCGGTGCTGCCGGTCCGCACGCCGCAGGGGCTCGGCGTGGTCGTCGTACGCCGCGACATCGAACCGGCGCGCGGGCTGCTGGCCCTCCCGGGCGGCTTCGTCGAGTACGGCGAGGATTGGTCCGAGGCGCTCGTGCGGGAGCTGCGCGAGGAGACCGGGCTGCTGGCCGAGGCCGGCGAGGCGCGGCTGTTCGCGGTGCACGGCGCTCCGGCGGGCGGCACCATGATGGTCTTCGGGGTGCTGCCCGAGCGGGCGATCGGTGACCTGCCGCCGTCGGCGCCGACCGAGGAGGCCACCGAATGGCTGGTGCTCACCGATCCGGTCGAGCTGGCCTTCTCCACGCACACCCGGGTGCTCGCCGACTTCCTCGCCGGGCAACGCCCGCTCTGA
- a CDS encoding LLM class flavin-dependent oxidoreductase, which produces MSLTFHWFLPTYGDSRDIVGGGHGVPVGTAGGARPASVAYLGQIARTAEQLGFAGALTPTGAWCEDAWLTTAMLTEVTERLKFLVAFRPGLLSPTLAAQMAATFQRLSGGRLLLNVVTGGESTEQRAYGDFLDKDARYARTDEFLHVVRALWRGETVDHDGAHVRVEGARLSRVPDPVPPVYFGGSSGAAGPVAVRHSDVYLTWGEPPAQVAGKLDWIRGLAAEAGRELRYGIRLHVISRDTAEEAWAQARKLLDGIPEADVRAVQEGLRRSESEGQRRMLDLHGGSRDGLEVSPNLWAGFGLVRGGAGTALVGSHTEVADRIAEYHALGLDEFILSGHPHLEEAYWFGEGVLPILRRRGLWRHPAGEPETEAPAAVPFSPQPVPARG; this is translated from the coding sequence ATGTCGCTCACCTTCCACTGGTTCCTGCCGACCTACGGCGACAGCCGGGACATCGTGGGCGGCGGTCACGGCGTACCGGTCGGCACCGCCGGCGGCGCGCGACCGGCCAGCGTGGCGTACCTGGGGCAGATCGCCCGCACCGCCGAACAGCTCGGCTTCGCCGGGGCGCTCACCCCCACCGGCGCCTGGTGCGAGGACGCCTGGCTGACCACCGCCATGCTCACCGAGGTCACCGAGCGGCTGAAGTTCCTCGTCGCGTTCCGGCCCGGCCTGCTCTCACCCACGCTCGCCGCGCAGATGGCCGCCACGTTCCAGCGCCTGTCCGGCGGCCGGCTGCTGCTCAACGTGGTCACCGGCGGCGAGTCCACCGAGCAGCGCGCGTACGGCGACTTCCTGGACAAGGACGCCCGCTACGCGCGTACCGACGAGTTCCTGCACGTGGTGCGCGCGCTGTGGCGCGGTGAGACGGTCGACCACGACGGCGCCCACGTACGGGTCGAGGGCGCCCGGCTCAGCCGCGTGCCCGACCCGGTGCCGCCGGTCTACTTCGGCGGGTCGTCCGGCGCGGCCGGGCCGGTGGCGGTCCGGCACAGCGACGTCTACCTGACCTGGGGTGAGCCGCCCGCCCAGGTGGCCGGCAAGCTGGACTGGATCCGCGGGCTCGCCGCCGAGGCCGGTCGCGAGCTGCGCTACGGCATCCGGCTGCACGTGATCAGCCGGGACACCGCCGAGGAGGCGTGGGCCCAGGCGCGAAAGCTGCTCGACGGCATCCCCGAGGCCGACGTGCGCGCGGTGCAGGAAGGGCTGCGGCGCAGCGAGTCCGAGGGGCAGCGGCGGATGCTCGACCTGCACGGCGGCTCCCGCGACGGGCTGGAGGTCTCACCGAACCTGTGGGCCGGATTCGGGCTGGTCCGCGGCGGCGCGGGTACCGCGCTGGTCGGCAGCCACACCGAGGTCGCCGACCGGATCGCCGAGTACCACGCGCTCGGCCTGGACGAGTTCATCCTCTCCGGTCACCCGCACCTGGAGGAGGCGTACTGGTTCGGCGAGGGCGTACTGCCGATCCTGCGGCGGCGCGGACTGTGGCGGCACCCGGCCGGCGAGCCGGAGACCGAGGCGCCGGCCGCCGTGCCGTTCTCACCCCAGCCGGTCCCGGCCCGCGGCTGA
- a CDS encoding sulfonate ABC transporter substrate-binding protein, whose amino-acid sequence MRTPRSRRRPVAALLTTLALLAATALTACGGEAADASGGSDGPLRIGYQRFGGLSLVKARGDAKNVTWSLFESGPALTEALKAGSIDIGQVGEAPPVFAAAGKIPFSVVGTSQPIPQGEAVLVKANSPYRGFADLRGRTVALNKGSNVHWLLVKLLEANRMTLADIKVKYLKPAEGRPAFDNGQVDAWIIWDPYFALAEQPGVRVLADATGLAGNREYVLAAPDAVKNRTDDVRAFLDTYRQTTDWGIAQPTERAAVLAPELKIPLDVTTRALARSAKPLAPVTAEIGAELQAIADSFVELKLVPGPVDIAGRVDGRFNEAFQ is encoded by the coding sequence ATGCGTACCCCCAGATCGCGCCGCCGCCCGGTGGCCGCGCTGCTCACCACCCTCGCGCTGCTCGCCGCGACGGCGCTGACGGCCTGCGGCGGCGAGGCGGCCGACGCCAGCGGCGGTAGCGACGGCCCGCTGCGGATCGGCTACCAGCGCTTCGGCGGGCTCAGCCTGGTCAAGGCGCGCGGCGACGCCAAGAACGTCACCTGGTCGCTGTTCGAGAGCGGCCCGGCCCTCACCGAGGCGCTCAAGGCCGGATCGATCGACATCGGCCAGGTCGGCGAGGCCCCGCCGGTGTTCGCCGCCGCCGGGAAGATCCCGTTCTCCGTGGTCGGCACGTCCCAGCCGATCCCGCAGGGCGAGGCGGTTCTGGTCAAGGCAAACAGCCCGTATCGTGGATTCGCCGACCTGCGCGGGAGGACTGTCGCGCTGAACAAGGGCTCCAACGTGCACTGGCTGCTGGTGAAGCTGCTGGAGGCCAACAGGATGACGCTCGCCGACATCAAGGTGAAGTACCTCAAGCCCGCCGAGGGGCGGCCCGCGTTCGACAACGGGCAGGTCGACGCGTGGATCATCTGGGATCCCTACTTCGCGCTGGCTGAACAGCCCGGCGTACGGGTGCTCGCCGACGCCACCGGCCTGGCCGGCAACCGCGAGTACGTGCTGGCCGCGCCGGACGCGGTGAAGAACCGCACCGACGACGTACGGGCGTTCCTGGACACGTACCGGCAGACCACCGACTGGGGAATCGCCCAGCCGACCGAGCGGGCCGCCGTCCTCGCCCCGGAGCTGAAGATCCCGCTCGACGTGACCACCCGGGCGCTGGCCCGCAGCGCCAAGCCGCTCGCCCCGGTCACAGCGGAGATCGGCGCGGAGTTGCAGGCCATCGCGGACAGCTTCGTGGAGCTGAAGCTGGTGCCCGGACCGGTCGACATCGCCGGGCGGGTGGACGGCCGGTTCAACGAGGCGTTCCAGTGA
- a CDS encoding ABC transporter permease, protein MSGPALAEATAPVVPDQAAPRRSRARVSRRWRRAVSPVVLVLAWEVAARTGLLAAEKLPAPSAVLATGWRLARDGTLGVHLLDSLTRAALGLLIGGGLALVLGAAAGLLRLGDDLVDPPVQMARMLPHLGLVPLLIIWVGIGESLKVTLVALGAFFPIYFNTYAGIRDIDERLVEAARTCGLGAAARLRHVVLPGALPALFLGLRLAIGAAWLSLVVGEQVNAQTGVGFLMMEAREFSQTDVVVLGLLIYALLGLASDLLIRYAERRTLAWRRGLRAT, encoded by the coding sequence GTGAGCGGTCCGGCGCTGGCCGAGGCGACCGCGCCTGTCGTACCCGATCAGGCGGCGCCGCGGCGGTCGCGGGCCCGCGTCTCGCGGCGGTGGCGGCGCGCGGTGAGCCCGGTTGTGCTGGTGCTCGCCTGGGAGGTCGCCGCGCGCACCGGCCTGCTCGCCGCGGAGAAGCTGCCCGCGCCCAGCGCGGTGCTGGCGACCGGGTGGCGGCTGGCGCGCGACGGCACGCTCGGCGTGCACCTGCTCGACTCGCTCACCCGCGCCGCGCTCGGCCTGCTCATCGGCGGCGGTCTGGCGCTGGTGCTCGGCGCGGCCGCCGGGCTGCTGCGCCTCGGCGACGACCTGGTCGACCCGCCGGTGCAGATGGCCCGGATGCTGCCGCACCTGGGCCTGGTGCCGCTGCTGATCATCTGGGTGGGCATCGGCGAGTCGCTGAAGGTCACGCTGGTCGCGCTGGGCGCGTTCTTCCCGATCTACTTCAACACGTACGCCGGCATCCGCGACATCGACGAACGGCTGGTGGAGGCGGCGCGCACCTGCGGTCTGGGCGCGGCGGCCCGGCTGCGGCACGTGGTGCTGCCCGGCGCGCTGCCCGCGCTGTTCCTCGGGTTGCGGCTGGCCATCGGCGCGGCCTGGCTCAGCCTGGTCGTCGGCGAGCAGGTGAACGCGCAGACCGGCGTCGGGTTCCTGATGATGGAGGCGCGCGAGTTCAGCCAGACCGACGTGGTGGTGCTCGGCCTGCTCATCTACGCGCTGCTGGGTCTCGCCTCCGATCTGCTCATCCGATACGCGGAGAGGAGGACGCTGGCATGGCGACGCGGACTGCGCGCGACCTGA
- a CDS encoding ABC transporter ATP-binding protein, whose protein sequence is MATRTARDLTGLVLTARAVTRSFGPAVVLAGVDLTIAAGETVALLGGSGSGKSTLLRVLAGLDGDAGGEHAVHGTAAVVFQEHRLLPWKRVADNVALGLAGPDVSDRVGRALAEVGLADRGRAWPAELSGGQAQRVAVARALVREPDLLLLDEPFGALDALTRLRMQGLLRRLRAQHGFAALLVTHDVEEALLLADRVLLLDDGVIAEEVAVGLGPAPSPDDPALGALRRHLLDRLGVPAG, encoded by the coding sequence ATGGCGACGCGGACTGCGCGCGACCTGACCGGGCTGGTGCTCACCGCACGCGCGGTGACCCGGTCCTTCGGCCCGGCGGTGGTGCTGGCCGGGGTGGACCTGACCATCGCCGCCGGGGAGACGGTGGCGCTGCTCGGCGGCAGCGGCTCCGGCAAGAGCACGCTGCTGCGCGTGCTCGCCGGGCTCGACGGCGACGCGGGCGGCGAGCACGCGGTGCACGGCACCGCCGCGGTGGTGTTCCAGGAGCACCGGCTGCTGCCGTGGAAGCGGGTCGCCGACAACGTGGCGCTCGGCCTGGCCGGGCCGGACGTGAGCGACCGGGTCGGCCGCGCGCTGGCCGAGGTGGGCCTCGCCGATCGGGGCCGGGCCTGGCCGGCCGAGCTGTCCGGCGGGCAGGCGCAGCGGGTCGCGGTGGCCCGCGCGCTGGTCCGCGAACCGGACCTGCTGCTGCTGGACGAACCGTTCGGCGCGCTCGACGCGCTGACCCGGCTGCGCATGCAGGGGCTGCTGCGGCGGCTGCGCGCCCAGCACGGCTTCGCCGCGCTGCTGGTCACCCACGACGTGGAGGAGGCGCTGCTGCTGGCCGACCGCGTCCTGCTCCTCGACGACGGTGTGATCGCCGAGGAGGTGGCCGTCGGCCTCGGACCGGCGCCGAGCCCTGACGACCCGGCCCTCGGCGCGCTGCGCCGCCACCTGCTCGACCGTCTCGGCGTACCCGCCGGCTGA
- a CDS encoding selenium-binding family protein: MTRWTPDPTFYPSPTLAAAAPAEKLAYVAAFDRAGQRPDAIAVLDTDPDSDSYGRVVGWTELPNTGDELHHFGWNACSSALCPTAPHPHVERRYLIVPGLRSSRIHVLDTKPDPRRPSLVKVIEAEELGKRAGYSRPHTVHCGPDGIYVSALGGSDGQEGPGGIAVLDHTTFEVRGAWEADRGPQFLAYDFWWHYTQDVLVTSEWGTPSMIEDGIVGELLLGRRYGHAIHFWDLAKRRHVQRVDLGDQYQMPLELRPAHDPTKSYGFVGVVISVEDLSASIWLWHRDGDTWAVTKVIDIPAEPADPADLPDLLKPFGAVPPLVTDIDLSVDDRFLHVSCWGTGELIRYDVSDPFHPVRVGSVRLGGIVNRTPHPAFPDEPLAGGPQMVEISRDGRRVYVSNSLYGSWDDQFYPDGVGAWVAKLDVDPESGGLVPDPRFFPRGEEFRGLRVHQTRLQGGDASSDSYCFP, translated from the coding sequence ATGACCCGCTGGACCCCCGACCCGACCTTCTACCCGTCCCCCACGCTCGCCGCCGCCGCGCCGGCCGAGAAGCTCGCGTACGTCGCCGCGTTCGACCGCGCCGGCCAGCGCCCCGACGCCATCGCGGTGCTCGACACCGACCCGGACTCCGACTCGTACGGCCGGGTGGTGGGCTGGACCGAGCTGCCGAACACCGGCGACGAGCTGCACCACTTCGGGTGGAACGCGTGCAGCAGCGCGCTCTGCCCGACCGCGCCGCACCCGCACGTGGAGCGCCGCTACCTGATCGTGCCGGGCCTGCGCTCGTCCCGGATCCACGTGCTGGACACCAAACCCGACCCGCGCCGGCCGAGCCTGGTCAAGGTCATCGAGGCGGAGGAACTCGGCAAGCGCGCCGGGTACTCCCGCCCGCACACCGTGCACTGCGGGCCGGACGGCATCTACGTCTCCGCGCTCGGCGGCTCCGACGGGCAGGAGGGACCCGGCGGCATCGCCGTGCTCGACCACACCACGTTCGAGGTACGGGGCGCGTGGGAGGCCGACCGAGGGCCGCAGTTCCTGGCGTACGACTTCTGGTGGCACTACACCCAGGACGTGCTGGTCACCAGCGAGTGGGGCACGCCGTCGATGATCGAGGACGGCATCGTCGGGGAACTGCTGCTGGGTCGCAGGTACGGGCATGCGATCCACTTCTGGGACCTGGCGAAGCGCCGGCACGTGCAGCGCGTCGACCTCGGCGACCAGTACCAGATGCCGCTGGAGCTGCGCCCCGCGCACGACCCGACGAAGTCGTACGGCTTCGTCGGCGTGGTGATCAGCGTCGAGGACCTGTCCGCCTCGATCTGGCTGTGGCACCGCGACGGCGACACCTGGGCGGTCACCAAGGTGATCGACATCCCGGCCGAGCCGGCCGACCCGGCCGACCTGCCGGACCTGCTCAAGCCGTTCGGGGCGGTGCCGCCGCTGGTCACCGACATCGACCTGTCCGTGGACGACAGGTTCCTGCACGTCTCCTGCTGGGGCACCGGCGAGCTGATCCGCTACGACGTCAGCGACCCGTTCCACCCGGTACGCGTCGGCTCGGTACGCCTCGGCGGCATCGTCAACCGCACGCCGCACCCGGCGTTCCCGGACGAGCCGCTGGCCGGCGGCCCGCAGATGGTGGAGATCAGCCGGGACGGCCGCCGCGTCTACGTCAGCAACTCGCTCTACGGCTCCTGGGACGACCAGTTCTACCCGGACGGGGTGGGCGCCTGGGTGGCGAAGCTCGACGTCGACCCGGAGAGCGGCGGCCTCGTGCCGGACCCGCGGTTCTTCCCGCGCGGGGAGGAGTTCCGCGGCCTGCGTGTGCACCAGACCCGGTTGCAGGGCGGCGACGCCTCGTCCGACTCGTACTGTTTCCCGTGA
- a CDS encoding sulfite oxidase: protein MSQYPSPAEAVHDADRSRQWLAGQAHGPGVDRDRLLEVGTAMAAVTAAAAEREPVAVASAPVGVDPGAPIVKPLPPELLRPLDTNAEMRWPSMAGQGYVVPIDRFFVRNHTVTPYLDAATWRLRLFGDGLRGAPTRDNPVEFDLDELRRLPAEEHAALLECAGNGRRYFAEQQGDPAPGVAWGLGSVGVARWRGVRLGTVLRLAGLRDEAVDVMPEGLDPDYVSGGVNLGRVRRPMPIAKALDDVLLAYEMNGEPLPPDHGFPVRVVVPGWVGISSIKWVGAIEVSTTALFSPWNTQFYRMFGPGHPDDGTALTAQPVRSAFELPWDVRVPASEEVLLTGRSWSGNGPIAHVEVDTGDGWRPADLVEADRGGPWQRWTVRWRPPAAGRHVLRARATDCTGAVQPDRAAVNDLAYLFDAVVAHPVTAC from the coding sequence GTGAGTCAGTACCCGTCCCCCGCCGAAGCCGTCCACGACGCCGACCGGAGCCGGCAGTGGCTCGCCGGGCAGGCCCACGGGCCGGGCGTCGACCGCGACCGGCTGCTGGAGGTGGGCACGGCGATGGCCGCGGTGACCGCCGCCGCCGCGGAGCGCGAGCCGGTAGCGGTGGCGTCCGCGCCGGTCGGCGTCGACCCCGGCGCGCCGATCGTCAAGCCGCTGCCGCCGGAGCTGCTGCGCCCGCTGGACACCAACGCCGAGATGCGCTGGCCGTCGATGGCCGGCCAGGGGTACGTGGTCCCGATCGACCGCTTCTTCGTCCGCAACCACACGGTCACGCCGTACCTGGACGCGGCCACCTGGCGGCTGCGCCTGTTCGGTGACGGGCTGCGCGGCGCGCCGACCCGGGACAACCCGGTCGAGTTCGACCTCGACGAGCTGCGCCGGCTGCCCGCCGAGGAACACGCGGCGCTGCTGGAGTGCGCCGGCAACGGGCGGCGCTACTTCGCCGAGCAGCAGGGCGACCCGGCCCCGGGCGTGGCATGGGGGCTGGGCAGCGTCGGCGTGGCCCGCTGGCGCGGCGTACGGCTCGGCACGGTGCTGCGCCTGGCCGGGCTGCGCGACGAGGCGGTCGACGTGATGCCCGAGGGCCTCGACCCGGACTACGTCAGCGGCGGGGTCAACCTCGGCCGGGTACGCCGTCCGATGCCCATCGCGAAGGCGCTCGACGACGTGCTGCTGGCGTACGAGATGAACGGCGAGCCGCTGCCACCCGACCACGGCTTCCCGGTGCGGGTCGTGGTGCCCGGCTGGGTCGGCATCTCCTCGATCAAGTGGGTGGGCGCGATCGAGGTCTCCACCACTGCCCTGTTCTCACCCTGGAACACGCAGTTCTACCGGATGTTCGGCCCCGGCCACCCCGACGACGGCACCGCGCTCACCGCCCAGCCGGTGCGCAGCGCGTTCGAGCTGCCCTGGGACGTCCGGGTGCCGGCCAGCGAGGAGGTGCTGCTGACCGGCCGCTCCTGGTCCGGCAACGGCCCGATCGCGCACGTCGAGGTGGACACCGGCGACGGGTGGCGTCCGGCCGACCTGGTCGAGGCGGACCGGGGCGGCCCCTGGCAGCGCTGGACCGTCCGCTGGCGCCCGCCCGCCGCCGGCCGGCACGTCCTGCGCGCCCGCGCCACCGACTGCACCGGCGCCGTCCAGCCCGACCGGGCCGCCGTGAACGACCTCGCGTACCTCTTCGACGCAGTGGTGGCCCACCCGGTCACCGCCTGCTGA
- a CDS encoding RNA 2'-phosphotransferase yields the protein MEHRDLVRVSKRLSLALRHRPDAFGLRLDRAGWAPVADVLAGLGISRAQLDAVVAGNDKQRFAVEAGPDGADRIRASQGHSVPVDLGLTPAAPPPRLFHGTGEAVLDAIRAQGLRRGGRHHVHLSQDVATARRVGARRGGAVVVLTVDAAAMAAAGHLFYRSANGVWLTDSVPPAYLGAP from the coding sequence GTGGAACATCGGGATCTCGTTCGGGTGAGCAAGCGCCTGTCGCTGGCGTTGCGGCACCGGCCCGACGCGTTCGGGTTGCGACTGGACCGGGCGGGCTGGGCGCCGGTGGCCGACGTGCTCGCCGGGCTGGGGATCAGCCGCGCCCAACTGGACGCCGTGGTCGCGGGCAACGACAAGCAGCGCTTCGCGGTGGAGGCCGGTCCGGACGGGGCCGACCGGATCCGTGCCAGCCAGGGGCACTCGGTCCCGGTCGACCTCGGCCTGACCCCGGCCGCGCCGCCGCCCCGGCTGTTCCACGGCACCGGCGAGGCCGTGCTGGACGCCATCCGGGCGCAGGGGCTGCGCCGGGGCGGGCGGCACCACGTACACCTGTCACAGGATGTGGCGACGGCCCGGCGCGTCGGGGCGCGCCGGGGCGGCGCGGTGGTGGTGCTGACTGTGGACGCGGCGGCGATGGCCGCTGCCGGTCACCTTTTCTACCGTTCGGCAAACGGGGTGTGGCTCACCGACAGCGTGCCGCCGGCCTACCTCGGCGCCCCCTGA
- a CDS encoding aldo/keto reductase — MRYRVLGGTGIEVSIHCLGTMMFGAVGNPDHDDCARIVHAALDRGINFVDTADMYSAGESEEIVGKALRGRRDDVVLATKVHFPMGEGPNRGGNSRRWIVRAVEDSLRRLGTDWIDLYQVHRPDHTTDVEETLGALTDLVRAGKIRTFGCSTFPAEEIVESHHVAERRALGRFRTEQPPYSILARGIETSVLPVCRRYRMGVLVWSPLASGFLSGRYRQGRPVDLGAGRPALTPARFDPALPGNTAKYAAVEELVALADEVGCTLPQLAVAFTAVHPAVTSTIIGPRTMDQLDALLAGAELTLDDAVLDRIDEIVPPGTNLYQPDGAWSPPTLTDPSHRRRTLPARAAA, encoded by the coding sequence ATGCGCTATCGCGTCCTCGGCGGCACCGGCATCGAGGTCAGCATCCACTGCCTCGGCACCATGATGTTCGGCGCCGTCGGCAACCCCGACCACGACGACTGCGCCCGGATCGTGCACGCGGCACTCGATCGCGGGATCAACTTCGTGGACACCGCCGACATGTACTCGGCCGGCGAGTCCGAGGAGATCGTCGGCAAGGCCCTGCGCGGCCGGCGCGACGACGTCGTGCTCGCCACGAAGGTGCACTTCCCGATGGGTGAGGGACCCAACCGGGGCGGCAACTCGCGCCGCTGGATCGTCCGGGCGGTCGAGGACAGCCTGCGCCGGCTCGGCACCGACTGGATCGACCTCTACCAGGTGCACCGCCCCGACCACACCACCGACGTCGAGGAGACGCTCGGGGCGCTCACCGACCTGGTCCGGGCCGGGAAGATCCGCACGTTCGGGTGCTCGACCTTCCCGGCCGAGGAGATCGTGGAGTCGCACCACGTCGCCGAGCGGCGTGCGCTGGGCCGATTCCGCACCGAGCAGCCGCCGTACTCGATCCTGGCACGCGGCATCGAGACGTCGGTGCTGCCGGTCTGCCGCCGCTACCGGATGGGCGTGCTGGTGTGGAGCCCGCTGGCCTCCGGGTTCCTGTCCGGCCGGTACCGGCAGGGGCGGCCCGTCGACCTGGGTGCCGGCCGCCCGGCGCTCACCCCGGCCCGGTTCGACCCGGCGCTGCCGGGCAACACCGCCAAGTACGCCGCCGTCGAGGAACTGGTCGCGCTCGCCGACGAGGTGGGCTGCACGCTGCCGCAGCTCGCCGTGGCGTTCACCGCCGTGCACCCGGCGGTCACCTCGACCATCATCGGACCGCGCACGATGGACCAGTTGGACGCGCTGCTCGCCGGGGCGGAGCTGACGCTCGACGACGCGGTGCTGGACCGCATCGACGAGATCGTCCCGCCCGGCACGAACCTCTACCAGCCCGACGGCGCCTGGTCCCCGCCCACCCTGACCGACCCGTCCCACCGACGCCGCACTCTCCCAGCCCGCGCCGCCGCCTGA